The Juglans microcarpa x Juglans regia isolate MS1-56 chromosome 2D, Jm3101_v1.0, whole genome shotgun sequence DNA window tcctcttcttctggaatgcatctatgacttctatagcgctagagaatgcgaattccagaatcgaagaattgactgcaagacagcatgagttagaggctcaattggcaaaacaagcagatatggagatgcgcctcaaacaacatgaagaacaacaagaagagttcagaagacagatgcaactccaaatgcagcagcttatgcaacagtacaggcctctaAGCGACTGATGGATttttggattatctatttatgtacgaacaatgcccgtctcgactgttatttatttaatttgcgcttattttaacacttttgtgagtgttaaacagtttctaatgtattttttcaaatagtatgaatgtctatttgattttctattattgatttaaattaaagagatatcgttcgaacgaatgtaaaacgttcgaactctatgtaacgacaatagcgttcgaacgtaaacgtaatgtttcgaacgaaatttatgttcgtagagttcgaacgatcacacaacgttcgaacgtaaataatttcagtcgtgttcgaacatagcctataccgttcgaacccatatactgttcgacctgaccatttaacgttcgaacacaaagacaattcataacgttcgaacgaattcatgtgtgttcgaacatatttcgaaatcgttcaaacacgtcactactgttcaaacttaaaatttttccgttcgaaccattttctaggacgaatttaagccgtgacaaaaaaatttttcgttcgaacgtgttcgaacggtttccttcaatttcgtcccaaaagaaattttttggatgAAATGGTGATTTTAGTCCCAacataccttttggcacagtgatattggaacgactttggacgaatttttttcgtcccaaaaatttttttgggacgaaattgggtCTTttggacgaaaattttcgtcccaaaagaccctttctgttgtagtgataaTGCTTGTAATACTGAAGTGAGTACTGCGGTGTGGATGAATTGCTTTATAGAAAACTTAAATTTGGATACATATACAGACCCAACcaatatgttttgtgatcttCAGTCTCTCATCTCTTGATAAAAAGTAGAATATAGAGTCCCaagagaaaatatattgatgtgcattatcactatattttaaatatagtgAAAAAATGTGAGGTTAAggttaattttatttcctcGACCAAAATGGTAGCAGATCTGATGGCCAATAGATTATCTCTGAAGAAATTGAGAGAACATTTTACTAGAATGAAGTTGAGAGATGCCTAGGTGAAACAACCTCATATTTCTCAACGTCATGGTCAACATGTATAATTCAAGAAATTATGGGGATGCCTAGATAATTGTAGTTATGGTGATTTagccaaaagaaatttttggtcATTTGTAAAGTTGCTAATAAGGTGATTAAGAAAAACCTTATGAATGACCTTAAGGTGAGTACTTGATAAAATTTCAATACAGGTTAATTAGCCAAGTAATTGGTTGATTAGTTGTAAAGTCGTTAATAGGTGATTAGGGAAAGTCTCACGAATAGCCTCAAGAATAGCTTTTAGCGGAAGTACTTAACGAAAATTCAACGCAAGTCAATACACGTTTTATGTATTCGACTGAAGTAATTAATTATGACAAGAATATTGATTATTGACCCACTTATGGAGAATTGATGTCGTTCACTTAAACTTTAGTAAAATGAAATCACTCTTTATATGTTGTCAGTGGGAGCACATATGGTGGAGGGTGGGTCAAATAAGTAATGACAAAAATGTGCGCACGTAGAGGCTTGTCATGCTCTAACGCTGATCTGCAGAAGTCTGCAGACAAGAGTTGAGTATTATATTGGTACCAAGGTAAAATATTCAACTGGATCATCACCGTTTTATGTGATCAAGTAGGAGATGTAATTCTATAGGTTGTGATTGTCAAACGGTGTATCCATTGGAATGATACTCTCTCCATGGTTATGGTTCCAATGGGGGGTGATGGTTGAAGACATGAGAGAAACAAAAGGTTATATCACTTGCCAATGATTGTGCTTTTTACCGATCAATGCCTCATAGTTTACAAATAAGGACCATTTATGCATAATAACATACTTGAAGTCCCCTTCCTCCATCATCAACTTGTTGAACAAATACCCTCATAAGAGTGTAACTATATTGCTAAATTTTCGTCatattttttctacaaaattctACAGCTAGATCGAGCTTGGTTTCCACCTAGAGAAAAATTGCATTCAACTCAATTGAAATTAGAGCCGCTGAAGATTCAGTAGACACATACCGGTTAAACTTTAATTTATTCCAAAAGTTCGAATGAATAGGAATAGATAAATTTACTTCTACTATAGGTGAAagactatcaataaaattaggaacacaatctctctttctaaaaaagaaaaaaaagtagggaGGTTCGAACTAATGAAAAGAGGCTGTAAAGGGATTGAGGGACTATTTCCTCCCTCCGGCCCCACCCTTTATGGACCTTACACAACGACTCTCCTTAAGGCGAAGTTGTCTAGACGAGATAACTTTGGGCTTAAATAGAAGTGAGCAAGCTGGTTGGACTAAAGTTCAACTTTGGGCTTAATTTCCGAGTGGTGGCTCAATAAGATCGGTAGACTTTAGTGAAATAATCTGATTTGTTTCACTTAACGCTGTTGACAGCACAAGCCCATAAACAAATGTcgcagaatatatatatatatatattgcctcgTGTGATGCACAAAATTCACGGCTGCACAAATTCTCAGCAAATATTCATGGCTTCTGACCTTGGAATAATTTCCAGTAGTGATCATCACATGCTTTTGGCTTGCTTCCCTGTTAATCTGCACTGATCTCGATCGAGTCTCGACTCTCCTtaatttatatgcaatataaatcataatatttttgtgcTGGCTACGTACGATGCTTCTGAGTTCTGTCATTGAGATCCACAACATGCATTAGTTTTTGGCAATCTTAATTGCAGTCAACTTCTACTTAGTTGTCAATGAATCTGCACATGCAAGCTGCAGAATTATCGTAGCACTTCATTGACTTAATAAATAGGCGTCCAAATTATACGGTGATTGGATAATTCATaggttaattatatattttgcattttcTGGGAAGATCTCTCATGCATCTAATTTATCATATATGCATAAAAATCGTATTCAGTTTGGGAAAGAAACGTAAATTGCTCTTAATGGTTAGGATTTAGGACCTCAGAAGGGCCCTTAATTTATGTGAATCCAGAAGGcaaggaaatgaaaaatattacacTTACACGCACCAATGTTATTGAAACGCCATGACAAAGAGTACTGTGGCAAGCCAAGGGAAATGCCATCAAGGGAAAGCCATTGACATTATTGTGAAGACCTCTACTCCAATATTAATAGAGAGAAATTAGtagcatttatttttctaatttgcaTCATTTTCCAGGAATCACAAACAGATCATCATGTCCACGTAAAAAAAGTGGAGAGAGATGGTGATAGTTTACACCACCGACATAAATTAATGAGGGTATTCTGAACAAATGCAAGCCCGAAAACCTCGCCTGGTCTTAATGATGGCTCATGAGCAAGGCTCTTTATTAAGTGCCAGTGGCCCCATGTCCCTTCACTATAGCATCCCTctccatttctcatttttcattcaGTATTTCTGCCTCAGCTGGTGACTATATTCTTTTGAAAGGCATGGCGAGTACTCCAAGTACTAGGCTGTTGTTGCTGTTGGCACTCTGCGTCCTCCCAGCGCTTGTCACTGCAGGCAGCTTGGGGTTCAGACCCTTTCGTGTCATAGGAAACGTCTACTGCGACACTTGCCGCTGCGGGTTTGAGACCTCCGCCACCACTTACATTGCCGGTACTTAATACAAACCCCTTTTCGAAAATACATTTAGTTAGTCTCTTTGTGGTCAGAGCACTTACGTATGGTTAATATACCATCCTTgatttattgtttgtttttgcaTAATAAAGGACTCGATCACATAAATGGTATGGAAATGTGTCACTTTAATGGcattgatctctctctctctctctctcattccccGATATGAAACTGTGTATTTAAGCACTCTGTATTAGAATGACTCCTAGGTTTACGACTGGCATGTTTTACAaggtgtttttattttgtgggGAAAGACACTTGGTCCAAAAGTAGAGCTCGATCGGTAGAAAGTGACTAGATCTCTTTCAGCCTTCTTCCTTAAGGGATTCCCATATTGCAGTGAAAGTGCATAAACTAGCTTTAAGGTCGAGGAACAATTACGATATATTAGGTTGAGACTCTGACAAGTTAATTACCTCATCCAGATCTCTATTCTTTTGCTCTTCTATGCAGCTAGTACTAAAATGTCTGCTCGAAATAAAACAATGGCAGCTTCTTCGTAGGGTTCATATTGGGCAGTGTGTAGAAAAGTTTGGGTGTCCATGCTATATTGCCAATATTGCAATCACACGTACATCCACAGAGAGGTATACAACAGCAGGGTGCTTTGTCGCATAAGAATTACGTCTcagttgcatatatataatcactCGAGTACTGACAATAGATCAGCATGCATGGTCGATCGTCAAACTCCTGATCAGGATCTTGGATTTAATCCTACAATTATCAATCCTATACCATACATTTCTAATGATCATCTTATGATTAAATAACTCCAAAGGAAATATGTTGCGCTACTGATCTCATTAAACATCGTTAATTTGGAGTACTGTTCATATATATGtgagatgaattataaaattgtttattcaaaatttatgcCTTCTGTTATCGATGtccattattttttgtattagtTGAATATACCAAATAAATATGGTTGCCAGGTGCAAGGGTTAGATTAGAATGCAGAGACCGGAAAACTTTACAGCTTTTGTACACTAGCGTTGAAGGAGTGACCAACTCAACAGGAACATACGACATCCTGGTGGAAGACGACCATCAAGACCAAATATGCGAGACCGTTCTAGTTGGCAGCCCACTTTCCAGCTGTCAATTAGCCGATCCGGGACGTGCCCGAGCCAATATCATAGTCACCCGTTACAACGGTGTGCTTAATGACATACGTTTTGCCAATGCCATGGGTTTCCTGAGGGATCAGGCACTGCCTGGCTGCACCCAACTGCTCAAGAAGTACTTGGAATCTGATGATCAGTAAATGGAATTAAGGACCTTATAACTTTGTGTTTGCTAATTCCTATTCGCCATCTCAAATACTAGACCTGCTTTTAATTGCTCTCAATGCATGATAGTAGGGCATGCatttatctctttaatttagTTGATGGGACAAGTTATATTAATATTCCCGATGTTTTTTCTTCAACTATATATGTAACTTTggacaattaattaattcatgtgGCTTTCAACACATTGTAGCTTCTTGTTTGATcagtttaataaaattaaattaggggAGGATTTGCCTTTCCCTCTTGGAAATGGGCCTTCTGATGAATCTGATCTTAACTGGTTATGCCTGACGTTGTTTATCAGAAATTTGACTTAGTGCATGgtaataatctattttttttatacataataatcTAATTATTGCTCACTCGATGCAACACAATAAATATATCTGAATTGGGATTTGGTTAGAACTTAATTAGAAGTAGGGTACAGGTTTGACTTGCTTGAAGTTAGCTGTACAAGAGAGAGAAGTGCCTCTTTAATGTCGCCGAGTTATATGGAGATTATGACAGAGGTAATCCCATTTCCATGTGAGGGGACAATTGAAATAGTACTTTATTACCTCTTATTTAAGAATTTACCTAATTTGATGTGAATTTCATGTGATACAGGGGTGGGCAACGGGGCCCCGTCCCCCCGCTCCGCATGGAGAAGGTCTAGCGGAGGTCAaaacaatacaatagtcatacttaagTAATATAAAACTTACTACTAAATTCCacattgtttaaatataactattgtattgccttgacctcctatataaagattgacataggaggccaaaacaatctaaaatctaactctaatgagtttaggttctttttgtatttttaaattttaatttatgatttaaattatattataatttgggtccaaaatttgtttttggaccaaaaaattttttttagacccaatgtGTAGGCCTAGGCAAGGGTGGGGTGGAATTTTTCCCCCGTCCCCCGCCCCACCCCACCCCATTCGATGACATCAGCTCCCTCCACCACAACGCCATTCAAGCATTGGATGTTCTCAAGAATTTGAGCAAATTAagattatgattattttttattaagaatttgtgCATCCTTTCATTCAACATTCTTTTATCCTCTCAGACATTGAATGATTCAAAAATCACTTGTTATGTTTTACTTGTCTACCAATCATTTAATGTTAAATCAGAAAATATTGAGAGgttgatgattaaaaaaattatgagtagtatttttttttttaacgccACAAGTTTCGTGAGTAATATATACTGCATACTACAATTTTATCATACTAAAATGTAACACTTTATATAGCATGTAGAATGCGAGTACGTATAGCATGTAGAATTTTCCTTGGAGTGTTTTATTTATGTGATGAAGTTTGAACATTTTGACAATAGTACCACTTCATCACAAAATTTAAATCTACGAATACAAATTCCTGTTATTGATCAGTTTAAAAAAGTATAAGTATTTATAACACTAAATAgcaatattatctttttattttgagtttaatcATTGTTATAAAATGCAAGATGACAAGGaataatgtaatattaatacttctttttgaattttttatttttcaaccatAAGAATTATCAAACATAATCATGATAGAATTATAACGATGGAAACAATAGTTTAATTTTCatgatattagtataatattggTGTGAAAATTCTATTTGGAAACCTATATTTTGACCTAGTAAGCAGGGGTGATGGCCTAATACTCGCACCCGATCCATCCACCCACCTGAGCCTTGCCTGGGGTTGGTAGGGCAGTCCGCCTTCTTTAGATGAGTGGACGGGCAGGTGCTAGCCCTCAAGGAAAATGAAGGCGGGTGCCGAGTGGGATATTGCCCCCATCCAAGTTTAATTTCACTCGTCCGCCCGGGCTTATATACACAAgcgtgcacacacacacacacacatatacactatttaatatatttatttttttaaaatgaaacaaTGTCTTTTGGGGAgttaaaaactctaaaaaacgACATAGTTTTGTTTTAGAGGAAAACATAAACTTGCCCCCTCCCCTGCCGCACACATTCCTCtcacctttctctctctttctctctctctgtggtcaTTGCTCAGCCTCTCAGACTCTCTTAGTCTCGCTGGTTGATACTAGTGACCACGGGTAGACGGATGACCCATAGGCCAATCCGTCTGCTTGGCATTTATGTAGGGTCACCCACCCATACAAGATGGGGTAGGGACCAATCTCGACCCCCCGCCCATGTAGGTGTGGGGGTGGGGTGGCCGGTTGCTTGCCTGTTGGGGTCAGGTAGCAGGCCTACCACTAAGGCACACTAGTAATTTAGAGTATTTAGAGACATCGTCAactaataaatagaattttgatttttttaataattaattgggGTGTACAACAAGTAGTGTGTTAACAAACTAAACTTGTAAGTAGCATAACTCTTTCGACGTTGTTGGATTGATTGAGTTATAATAAGAGAAGTTATTGGTCTACATAGAGGTCTTATAAAAGTAAGTTTACATGcagatgtattttaaaataatacgTTACATCTATTTAcagcaaaatatattttaatctattCATGTATCCTATCAAATGACGCTAATTTGAAATGTTTCTTTTTCGTATGATCTGTTTGTCAGGTAAACTAAGCATTTCTTTATTAATTGTTGTTTCGTGCGGTATTCCATCAATCTATTGCGTCCTGCATTTAGGTCCACAACTTTGTTACCGAGTCCTCGGGGTCCCTTAATCGAAAGTTAGGGAATCCTCATGTGAAATTGTTCATTTAAAACTTTAAAGACATTCAACATATTTCATCTTCTGAAGTCTTGATGTTGCtggatttatatattttttttcttttttcttttattgaagGGATGGGGTTTTACTGTTTTTGCAATCATCTGTAATGGGCCCCTTTAATGACTACTTCGAGATAGTCAATCTccaaagaggagagagagagagagagaaggagattGAGGATGAATATCAAATTTCCGTTGCCTTCCCTCTAGATTTCTTCTGTTTTATACATCCCTTATGTATCAATGACATCGTATGATTTTTCACAATTATTCCCAATTAAAACGACACCGTCTTATTAATACAATAACACCCTTTCTACTAACACACACGACGCCTTTCTAACACTAGACGACTTACAACGTTCCTACCAAAGTAAACAGCAACAACGACAACCCAACTAACAAAACCGCCACTCATATTCATCTCATCCAACTCTTTCATGGCTGCTTGACAGCAGCTTCTAAAAATTCTTAAGCCATGAATACCCTCCCCCTTttaaaacaccttgcccacaaggtgtggaaACTTCTAATGAATTCTCCAATAAGGTTCCCATGTCGCATCTTCAACCTCCACCCCTTGCCATTTAACAAGGACTTTAATAAAGGGTTTGTTCTTCACTCTTCTGCTACGAcgttgtaaaatttttttctgaTTCTGGTATCAATTCTCCATGTATATTAATTGGACGTAAAGTTGATAGTGGGGAAACATGTTGGccatgtttcttttttaaaggtGATACATGGAAAATTGGGTGTAGTTAAGCTTGTGGTGGAAGATCCAACTTGTACGCTACCTTGCCAATTCTGCTGAGTACTTGATATAACCCAAAGAACCTCGGAGATAACTTCATATTGTGTCTTATTGCTAGAGATTGTTGCTTATAAGGCTGAAGTCTCAAATATATTCAATCACCCACTACAAACTCCCTTTCTGTCTTGTGCTTATCATACTGCAGCTTCATCCTCTCTTGTGCAGCAACCAAGTTGGCCTTTAATGTAGAAATAATCTGATCCCTTGTCCTCAAAAACTCATCCACAACCTGATTAGCCGTGACCCTGGAATGTATTCCTGGAGCTTAGTTGGAGGGACCCCCATAAATGGCTTCATAAGGTGTTAGCTTTGTAGATGAGTGAAAGGTGGTGTTATACCACCATTTAGCTAATGCTAGCCACTCAAACCAAAACCTTGGTTTGTCACTAGGAAAACATCTCAAGAATTGTTCTAAACACTTATTAACTGCTTCAGTTTGGTCGTCGCTTTGGGGGTGGTAGGCAATAGAATAAGAAAGGTTAACACCCTGCAGTTTAAACAATTCTCTCCAAAAAAATGCTAGTGAATGTAGCCCCTTGATCAGAAACAATACTTCTTAGCATATCGTGAAGCTTAAAAACATTATTGAGGAACAAGGAAGCTATCTGAGATGCTGCAAAAGGATGCTTGAATGCTATGAAATTAGTATACTGAGATAGTCTGTCCACAACAACCATACTCACAGAATATCCATTGACAATGGCAAcccttccacaaaatccattGAGATATTAGTCCAAATGGTTTGTGGAATGGGCAAGGGCTGCAATAAACCTGGAGGATGGATGTTTTCAACCTTGTTCTATTGAAAAACCTCACATTCTCAAATAAATCTCTTCATCTCAGCCTTCAACCCATGCCAATAAAAATTTGCTCTTGCCTCTGTAAAGATTTTTGCAACCCAGAATGACCAGCCATGGGACTAGCATGTACAAAGTTCAATATTCTCAACTTTAATTCAAAACAGTTGGGAATGTAAATTCTACCTTTCTTGAACAGCACTCCATGCCTCaaagtaaaagaagaattaggaGTTGAAACCTCCTGCAGCTGGTTCAATAGTTGTTGAGTCACTGGATCCTCAGAATATGTAGCCTTAAGTTCTTTCAAGCCAAGTGGGAATGGGAAAATATATGGCTACTAGAGCACCGGAATCTTTACCATCATCAGAATCTCTTATAGATAAGGCATTATCTACCTTGTTTTCTACCCCCTTCTCATACTCAATTGAAAATTCATATCCAAGCATCGTCGACACCCATTTCTGTTGGGTAGGAGTACCAACTTTATGTTCCAGTAAGTACTTGAGACTGTGATGATCAGTCCTTACCACAAATGACCACCAAGTAAGTTAGGTCTCCATTTCTTCACTTCCAGAACTAATGCCAGTAGTTCATTCTCATAGGTTGAGAGCTACAAATTTCTACCCTTCAAAGCCTAATTGA harbors:
- the LOC121248510 gene encoding protein DOWNSTREAM OF FLC-like, which translates into the protein MASTPSTRLLLLLALCVLPALVTAGSLGFRPFRVIGNVYCDTCRCGFETSATTYIAGARVRLECRDRKTLQLLYTSVEGVTNSTGTYDILVEDDHQDQICETVLVGSPLSSCQLADPGRARANIIVTRYNGVLNDIRFANAMGFLRDQALPGCTQLLKKYLESDDQ